The Shewanella sp. KX20019 genome window below encodes:
- the nhaA gene encoding Na+/H+ antiporter NhaA — protein sequence MERAIRNFLSQESAGGILLMIAVVLAMILANSPLAGMYQGFLDTEMQVRVGTLDIDKTLIHWINDGLMALFFMLIGLEVKRELLEGALSSRAQASLPTFAAIGGMVFPAAVYLIFNYSDPITQVGWAIPAATDIAFALGIMALLGSRVPVSLKVFLLALAIIDDLGVVVIIALFYSTDLSTISLMVAAAAIIGLIGLNRKGVTALGPYGVLGMILWIAVLKSGVHATLAGVIIAFCIPLRAKDGSSPSESLEHSLHPWSTFIILPIFAFANAGVDLSGMSLSSLLSPVPLGIALGLLVGKPLGIMLFSFLAVKLKLAVLPEGVGWNQITPVAVMCGIGFTMSMFISSLAFVGEGQVHGDYARLGILLGSFASATIGYFWLSKVLPQKGEKA from the coding sequence ATGGAACGGGCTATTAGGAACTTTTTAAGCCAAGAGTCAGCTGGCGGCATTCTTTTGATGATCGCAGTTGTACTAGCAATGATTTTAGCTAACTCGCCACTAGCGGGAATGTACCAAGGTTTTCTTGATACAGAGATGCAAGTGCGTGTGGGCACTTTAGATATAGACAAGACATTAATTCACTGGATTAATGATGGACTGATGGCTCTTTTCTTTATGCTTATCGGTCTAGAAGTAAAAAGAGAACTTCTAGAAGGGGCATTATCGAGTAGAGCGCAGGCGTCATTACCGACCTTTGCTGCCATCGGTGGCATGGTTTTCCCTGCTGCTGTGTATCTTATTTTTAATTACTCAGATCCGATCACACAGGTTGGCTGGGCAATTCCTGCTGCGACTGATATCGCATTTGCATTAGGGATCATGGCGCTTTTAGGTAGCCGTGTTCCGGTTTCATTAAAAGTGTTCTTGCTAGCATTAGCCATTATCGATGATTTGGGAGTAGTTGTTATTATTGCTCTATTCTATAGCACTGATTTATCGACTATAAGCTTAATGGTGGCAGCTGCAGCGATTATCGGCTTGATAGGACTTAACCGAAAAGGCGTTACTGCACTCGGCCCCTATGGCGTATTAGGTATGATTTTGTGGATAGCAGTGTTGAAGTCAGGTGTTCATGCCACGTTAGCCGGGGTTATTATCGCTTTCTGTATTCCGCTGCGTGCTAAAGATGGTTCATCACCGTCGGAAAGTTTAGAACATAGCCTACATCCGTGGAGTACGTTCATCATCTTGCCTATCTTCGCTTTCGCTAACGCTGGAGTTGATTTAAGCGGCATGAGCTTAAGCTCATTGTTATCGCCTGTACCGTTAGGGATAGCACTTGGTCTGCTCGTCGGTAAGCCACTGGGTATTATGTTATTTAGTTTCCTTGCGGTAAAACTTAAGCTCGCTGTTTTACCTGAAGGCGTCGGTTGGAATCAGATCACTCCAGTGGCAGTGATGTGTGGTATTGGTTTTACAATGTCTATGTTTATCTCTTCGCTTGCCTTTGTTGGTGAGGGTCAGGTGCATGGTGACTATGCGAGACTGGGCATTCTGTTAGGTTCATTTGCTTCGGCAACGATAGGCTACTTTTGGTTATCTAAAGTGTTACCTCAGAAAGGAGAGAAAGCATGA